One window of Mesorhizobium loti R88b genomic DNA carries:
- a CDS encoding amidase, which produces MQSIRDRLEIILSRLANRAGDEKVFTKLYAEAARAAADASDARKKAGVTLGPLDGTIVSIKDLFDVAGEATTAGSLMLRTAMPAVRDAAIVSRLRQAGAVIIGKTNMTEFAFTAIGDNMHYGTPGNALDSSRIPGGSSSGAGVSVGEGTSDISIGSDTGGSIRIPASLNGVVGFKPTARRVPLTGAYPLSATLDSIGPLALSVAACAVADAAMAGEELPPLHLPLPLAGLRVGIPRGRLFEDTESEISAAFDRSLAKIERTGARLVDISIDDFIADMRAATKRGSIAAMEGAEVHADWLATGAPVPVDPHVSGPLSRAAMLPTPVYIRALRRRRALVAAMDERLASVDVLALPTTPVTAPTIVSLAEDAELRDRIEGLLLRNTQVANQFGLCAISLPMPDTALPAGLMLVARNGHDQRLLRIAAEVERLF; this is translated from the coding sequence ATGCAATCCATCCGCGATCGTCTCGAAATCATCCTGTCACGTCTTGCCAATCGGGCTGGAGACGAGAAGGTCTTCACGAAGCTCTATGCCGAGGCAGCGCGAGCCGCGGCCGACGCCAGCGATGCGCGCAAAAAGGCTGGCGTGACGCTCGGACCGCTCGACGGCACCATTGTCTCGATCAAGGATCTGTTCGATGTCGCCGGCGAGGCGACCACGGCTGGCTCACTGATGCTCAGGACTGCCATGCCCGCCGTGCGCGACGCGGCCATCGTCAGCCGGTTGCGTCAGGCCGGAGCTGTCATCATCGGCAAGACCAACATGACCGAATTCGCCTTCACCGCGATCGGCGACAACATGCATTACGGCACGCCGGGCAATGCCCTCGACAGCAGTCGCATTCCCGGTGGCTCCTCATCGGGTGCCGGCGTTTCCGTCGGCGAGGGGACGAGCGACATTTCGATCGGCTCCGATACCGGCGGTTCCATCCGCATCCCGGCATCGTTGAATGGTGTTGTCGGCTTCAAGCCGACGGCGCGGCGTGTGCCGTTGACCGGCGCGTATCCATTGTCTGCGACACTGGATTCCATCGGGCCGCTGGCTCTGAGCGTTGCCGCGTGTGCGGTTGCCGACGCCGCAATGGCTGGCGAGGAACTACCGCCGCTGCATCTGCCGCTCCCGCTTGCCGGGCTTCGTGTCGGTATTCCGCGTGGCCGTCTTTTCGAAGACACTGAAAGCGAGATCAGCGCGGCCTTCGATCGCAGCCTTGCCAAGATAGAGCGGACAGGGGCGCGGTTGGTGGACATATCGATCGATGACTTCATTGCCGATATGCGCGCGGCCACCAAGCGCGGCTCGATCGCTGCCATGGAAGGAGCCGAAGTGCATGCCGACTGGCTGGCAACAGGCGCACCGGTGCCGGTCGATCCGCATGTCAGCGGGCCTTTGTCGCGCGCGGCCATGCTGCCGACGCCGGTCTACATCAGGGCCTTGCGCCGCCGCCGCGCGCTCGTCGCCGCCATGGATGAGCGGCTGGCATCGGTCGATGTGCTGGCTCTGCCAACCACGCCGGTGACGGCCCCGACCATCGTTTCCCTGGCCGAGGACGCCGAATTGCGCGACCGTATAGAAGGCCTGCTGCTGCGCAACACGCAGGTCGCCAACCAGTTCGGCCTCTGCGCGATCTCGCTGCCGATGCCTGATACGGCGCTGCCGGCCGGACTGATGCTGGTGGCGCGCAATGGTCATGACCAGCGCCTGCTGCGGATTGCTGCTGAAGTCGAGCGGCTGTTCTGA